AGCAAACGCACGCCGCAATGATCACATAGCATGCCCAGCGGGGGAGCCTCGGCGACCAGACCTCATAGGCCCATCTATTGCCAACTCCCTGCATTTTTCACGGCGTGTCCGGTATTGAAAGCGCAGTTTCCCAGACGCCCTTGcagccgtccgtccctcAAGGAAGCTAGCTAGCAACACAGGGCATTTTGCTTGTGCATGGTCCGCGCCTCGCCTATGAGGCGTTTGCAGCATGCTGCAAGTTCTGCTGCAAGTTCTGGCCCCCATGGCGAGGGACATGGACCTGCCCGTGAATGCGAGGGTATCCGGGGATGGCAGGGCCCTTAGCTCAGGTTCAACTGTGCtggcagctgctgccgcacTTCTGGAGGCGCCCAGCACTTGGTCCTCGTGGGCTCGCCTTTGCTCcttgttggcgccgccacTATTCCTCCTTGCTTTTGCTCTTCTTCCTATTCTAGTACTGTAGCATTCGACTGTTCTTTTTGCCTTGCTGCAGGTGGAGAGCTTGTCcgtcggcttcttcttggtgGCGTGGCTTTCTCTCAGGGCATGCTGGGTCGAACGAGCTTGGTAGGCTTCATTATGGGATATCAAAGACGACAGGTGTAGGGTTAATGAAGGAGCCCTCTCCAAACCCTGCTCGTTTCTACAACATCATCAACTCGAAGACATACCCGTATAGATGTGGAAGTGATCAACGTAATCATTGCATGTCGTGTTGTCGCGGCTTCGCGTGACTGGTTTGCTGATCTTGCCTCAGCCCTGAAGAAGCTGCGCTCACCCGTGCGTTCCGGGAGTTGGAAACTTGACGTGGACGACACGCCACCCTAGACCACACATGTCCATGATCATTTAATTCGCAATGGGCTTCGTGGAGCGGATATGGGCTGTAGGTCTTCTCATGCCGATCGGGTCATAAGGCAACCCGACGAAGCGCCACAGCCAGTGATGATGAGGTAAGACTGGATTCGAATACCTCATAAATTAACGATCCGTCCTTCATAGATCTCACTCAACCGTGTGAAGTGATTACCACTGCAAAAAAAGTCCAACCGCTCATTTGCGATTCACCAGACGACTAACAACCCATGTTGGTCAAGACCTCGGCACTCATACACTCTTCAAGTATCCTTAGGATGCCCCCTCCAGTGAGCTTTCCTCCACTTTCACCATCTAGCTTCATGTACCGTGAGCATCGCGTAGTTTGAAACATGTATAATGAATTCACGCATGTACAGTAGTACGGCACCGCTAGCGATGCCGCTCTGCGCAGGCATCAAAACCAGGGGGCGTCAATTTTCGCAACCCTGACGACCACACCAGACGACTCCACGTCGGGTCGGAGCACCGGAGCAGGCCGAGTGGGCAGCGTCCCAAGGCCGTGTCTCTCAACCCCGGGTGGCACAACGCTCTGAGCAAGAGCGGGCTCGTGCCGCGCGCGAACGGCGAACGTGCCGCCCAAACGGGATGAAAGCGCACGGCCTGTGCGTTTGAGAGACCCCGAGATCACCGCGCACAGCCGAAAAGCCGGTTTCCCCACAGgagtacgtatgtacgtagtagtacgaagtacgtacgtacgtacatcTCACCGGCCGGTGTGGaccggtgacgatgatgagggccGGTCTACGGACGGATCAACAAGTTGGCCGTGGTGATATTTCCCGTGTCGTGCCGACGTCCGCGGATCCCAGTCAgcgtccacgtcgtcgagcagccgcagctgctTCAACTGCTGTGCCCCCAGTATCTTGCTCAAGCTTGTCATCTTGAAGCTCGCCAAGTTGCTGGTCGAGCCGTTGGGAAGCTGATTCGCATCGTCGTGCGTTGCGATGATGCCGAATGGGAACTCGGGACTGAGCGCGGTGCctacggccgcgacgccgtccgtGTTGCTCACCGCGTTGACTTTACCGTCCGACGCCTCCACGAGAGTAAAAGTCGTCACATATTCGTGCGGCGGTGCCCGGCGGTAGACGCTGTATGCGCTCACCCCTTGGCAGGACACGATGATGAAGCCCTTCTGACTATCTGATCCTGCAACCAGCCTCACTCCTTCGACGTCGCCGTAGAGAttgccatcgtcggcgaccttggccaCCACGGTGCCCACGGCCTGCGAGTCAGACTCATCATCAGGCTCGGCGTCGTAGATGCGAAGGCGTGTCTGGGCAtgtttgacgacgacggggatCGTACTTGGTGTTGGGCTGTATCCCGAGTGTCTCCAACACGCCGTCCAACGAAGTGACGCCAAACCCAGTAGCGCCTTGCTTCGAGTCCATCGCATAGACGATGACACCCTGCGGGTACAGCGACGTTGATGCCTGGCAAATGTCGGGGCCTTGCACCTCAATACCGTCATGGCCTGATAGCGTCAATGTCCAGCTTCTCGCCCTGCTGATCTGTgcgcaccagcagctgcacGGCTTGACGCTTGCCAAAGAGGAACAAATACTGGTGGTTCCCCGTCGTCCTGCACTTCCACGAGGACAGCGCGGACCAGTCGCCGAGCTGTTCGCTCTGCGCATCGCGCACGGGCGTCAGCGAGGGAAGCGCGAACGCAAGCATGATCGAGTCAGGCTGGGCAATGGTGATGGCGCGGtctttgccgctgccgccaacgCCTAAGCCTACGCCTACGCCATACACCGAGGTGGCGAGCTTGgtgcggacgacggcggccgacgcgtGCTCGCGAAGAGTGCTGccaggcagcggcggcggagattCGAGACTGTACGCACGGATGCCGCCAGTGTCTGGTCCGGCATCGTTGCCTAGCAGAAGAGGCTCGCGATCGGAGTAAAAGGTCGCCGTCCAGTCCGACGCGACGACGGTGTCGGTCATGGCCgtgacgttgacgacgacgacagtgGTGGGCGCGCCGTGGGTTGCCCACACGTGGAGCACCACAGCGAAAGCGGCTAccaagacggcgagggccatgaTTCCTGGTGCTCTACGCAAGAGTTGTGCTTGAGGCCCTGGCGGGAACGTCGTGTCGTCATCCGATTCGTATTGTCGCTACAATTTATTACTTTTCTCGTTGACATGAGCGAGCGATGCTGGGATGAGTTTCGACCGAGTTGTGGTCACGAAACGAATTGTGCCCTTTCGAATTTGATCCGGGCCGTCCCGGCAACGCAATTCATCTCGGAAATTTCTGCCATCCACGCTTCTTCCCGCTCTGTGCATCTAGACTTCATCAAAAGGGGTCCTCCAAGCATGTGTTGTGGGGGTCCCTGGATCGACCCATCGCACATCAACAGCTCCCTGTTATCTTGTGCTACCCTTCTGCTCAGCTCACTGATAACAAGCTGTTGTCCATCAGAAAAGGACCGGATTCTCAGCCTGACCTGTTGATGGCTTTGCTGTAGAGCACATATCGGCAACCCTGCGGCATGTTTCACTTGCACAACATAACCCTGCTTTTGCTTCCCGCAGAAAGGACCAATTCTACAATGTTGATCACTCCCGCGTTGCATCCCAGCGCAAGGAGCAAGTCCATTTGGCATGTGAAGACGTGTTTTCTTTTGTTCGGGCCCCCAGTTTCGTCTTGCCTTGGCCTGGCTCGTGCGACTGTTGCAGGGCCAAACCCTCCGGTGGAAAGACAGCTGACGCCCCGCGCTGtaccaccccctcccccacgaTCTAGATCCATCATGGcaccacccccctccctggCGCGTGGTCGTGGCGTCAAAGCCTCCCGTTTCGCTACGGCCAGGCATCCAGCCTCACCAGAAGCCGGCTGCTTTGAAATcggcgccccagccagccacagCGCCATCAAATTTCGGTACGGCAGTTCGTCcctactaacttactacgCTTTACTGGTACAGTGCCCCCACGCATTTCCTGCATCCCATTGTTGAGCAAGATACTGCTAGGACCGTGCTTCCCCTGCCATCAGTGTCCAGGTCAGTGTGGCTGACGGCTTTCGGGATCCGGGGTTGGGAGGGGAAATGCCTTCTTCATCAAAAACCACAGCAGCCGTCACAGAGAAGTACCATAAGATACGCCCACAATTGTCGCCTCCGTCACTCCACGAGACTTGCCTCAGCCGTCTTGCGCCGTCTCCAAACCACCATTCCTGCTTGTCCATCCGCCTTTTCATCCGTCGGAATGCGACATTACATGCAATGCAGGCATTCCAAGAGGCTTGAACGGGCTGTCCCCTAGCACATGATGCTCCTGCAGTGCAGCCTGCATCTTGCAGGCTGGCGTGGGACACCCGGACTTTGAACGCCGGCCAGGGACCCGCTCTCATCAAGGGCCGTGGAATGGACCGTGCCATGCCCGCCGCAAGGGCTTCTCGCAGAGAGCCTTTCTGAAAAGGGTGGCGGCCACTTTTACTGTATGTATGAGACAGCGGCAGCCCTGCGAATCGTGACTTCGCATGGTCCATGTGGAAAGGTACGTCAAGCCTAACGCGATCGAGGGAAGTGGAAGTGATAGATGGTTTGACTACAGTAGCTTCATGTTGTTGGCTCAATGCGCACGCAGGACTCGGTGGTGCATCGGTCTCTTTCTCTTCCTAACCCTTTTCCAACACTCTGGGCGCAGGGCACAAAACGCCTTATCACGGACGTGAGATGGTGACCCTTGCTTCCCTCTGTTGTGATGTGAAAGCTGGCGAAGGCCAGCTTTCACAACAAGTTCAAATATGACGCGCAGTTCAAACCCCAGGTATTTGTCAACTATCTCGCAGGCGGACCAAATTACGTGGCAGGGGCAAGGTAACTCTGGTCGTGATCCGAGGTCGTACTCTGCAATTTGTCAATATCCGTTTCCCTCACCACTTCCCGGAAGGGGACAGCGAGGCAAGAACGGGAACTGCGCCCTGGATATCTCTCTGAAGGCAGTCGCCATAAGCTTGTAGTACCTAGTAACCGGAGCTGCCCGACCTCAGGGGGCGTCTCTGTAGGGGGTAGCAACGCGCTGTCATACTGAAAGTGCGCCCGGCCACCGTGCCGCCCAAGACGTTTGGCCCTATCAGTCCTGGACGCCTGaaaggctggctggcctgatCTCTTACCATCTTGTCGTAgggagcaggccgaggctACCAGCCACTGTGAATGGTACGTACACGACAGCCCCAAATGTGATCGTGGCAAGATCCTACCATGCCAACATGCACATAATCTCACCACCTGCTTGACACTCGACAGGAGCTTTGTGGGGGGTTGCCCACAGGTCTGCCAGTCCTGCCACATGCGGGTCCTTCATTTCTAAAAGATGCAGGGGCAGGCTGATGATACTGCTGCTAGTGTTGTGCTGAGCCGTCTTGGCAACAAATAACGCGGAGAACAACTCAACAAAATACGATGCTTGAATGCTACCCTCGGCCCGCGGGCCCCTTGTTATGCTCCGCGATGCTTGCTTATACCCAAGAATGTTGCACGCTTGCCAGGCGGATGTAGACATTGCAGAGCTGAACAGTAACTAGTTATGTAGTAGACGGGACGATGCGGAAAGCAAGTCCACCTTGTCCCCGAGCCGCCTTAATAGATGTCCGCGGAATCGAGCCCGCGTTTCCCAATGGGGCATGACAAACGTCAAGCCTGCATCGCCAGGGAGCCCATGCATGTCTCACCTGGTCGTTTCCGCGTTCTGATTCGGTGTCTTGTTATCGACGCTGCCGTTCGCAACCGGACTCTCCGCGCTGAATCGCCCACACACGACATTGCCGGCTACCACCCGCAAGGATCGCGAACGACTAATAATTTACGGCCCGGAAGCCGGCCCGCGCGATCGCGGCGGAAGCGCCGATGCAAAGCATTAGCATGGGTAGGGGTCCCTGTACGGAAGTGGGGagcagggacgacgacgcgggtgggaaaggaggcggcgggtgacggcggccgcccgacGCTCCGAACCTTCTTCGCGTGACGATATAGCAACGAAGACATGCGCTGCGACCCCAACCCAGCGCAAGCACGAGAGTGGAAAGCGGCCATCGCCAAACCGGCAGCGCTCCCGCGAGCGGCCCACGGACACTGCCGCGTTCGTTCAAACGTCAGCGACAGTGGCAGCCAAAGGGTATCAGTGCGCGGTATCATTACGCGAAGAGGGTTCTGTAGCAAGGGCAGACAGCCTTGCTTTTTTTTGATGCGGTCCGGTTGCCTAGTTGCGTATGTATGCTCATCCTTAAAACTACAAGCTAGCTAGTTGCCTCTAAAATAAAGGATGAGGCGAAGGAGCTGCGCGTAACTATTGACGCTTATGGATAGGGGGGATATCGCTCTCACATCAAACGGATTGCTTTCTCCAAATCTCGACTACACAATGACAGAACTTCCTCATTCTAATGTATGGTAAAACTAGTGGGGTCTCTCCTAACCCCTAATAAGAGATACTTCCTACGAGGTCTGTTCCTGCAGCGGGCTTATGCCTTCACTTTGGCTGTCCTAGAGGACCGCAAACCCCGTAGACCGGATATTCGGCCGCAGTCAACATGAAGAAAAGGGCTTTGTTGATGGTGCTCAGTCTGACCATGCAGCGAGCTCAATATGCCGTGCTTCATATGCCCGTTGCAACATCAAGGGACGACTTCCAGTCTGGTCGTTTGCCGGCCGCCCGGTCCACCCCTTACCATTGCCTTTGTCTGTCTTGGGCCCGCGAAATGCAGTCAGTTCAGCTCAACTCGGTCAAATCATGTGAGCTGACGGTGCTATACCATACGGCAGACAAAAGCGTCGTCGGGCCATCATCTCCGCAAGTTATCACCAGGCTACATCAAGGTAGTGGGAGCGACAGGGCATGCGACAAGTTCGCCAAAGAGGCGAGGCCAACAAGCCCGGTCTGGCTGAACACCAAGGTAGCATCGCAATGCATCATCGGTGGAGTGCGGCACGAGCGGGTCCAGCTGCTATCACGGCGGAAATGGGTCGGAGATGGCCCTCCGAAGCACAAGGCGAGGAAATTCATGATTTGTTCGCCAGCGTTATGTTAGGGGGGGTGAGTTGATGTCAGGCAACGCCGACGCGAAGTGAGCTGAAACTGTCACTCGCTGGCCATGGAGGCTCATCTCACAAGCAAAAGTCAGAGCCTCGAGCCGAGGCGGCTTACACGACCGGCTCGCGGCTTAGGAAGAAACCACGAGGCATACACCAGGCACATAGCACATCTCAACGGCAAGTATAAGTACAGACCGCGTTTCTCTCCGACATCAGCTACTCTTCTTTCAACACCCTTCATACACCAACACTCACACTTCCTCAAACAAAGCCTCGGAacaaccacaaccacaaccatgaagctcctcgccgtcaccgccctcttcctcggtgccgtcatggccgtcccCACCAACCCCCATGACGGCTACAACGCCTGCCCCCACGGTCTCTTCTCCGTCGAGCAGTGCTGCGCCATCAACGTCCTGGGCGTCGCTAACCTTGACTGCGACTCTCGTGAGCTCTCCTAAATCCTAATTCTCTTCCTCTCtagtcgtcgtcttcttcttcttcttcttcttcttcttcttcttctttggctTCCACTTTTGGGCATTGCATGATGCTGATTCTCCCTTCCCTGATAGCAACCGAGTATCCTCGTGATGCCGATCACTTCCGCGAGGTTTGCTCCAAGAGGGGCAAGTTTGCCCGCTGCTGTGTGCTTCCAGTGGTACGTACGTTTTGTTTCATGAGCTTTTAGTATTGGCCGCCCCAGGATGATCTGTCATCGATCAGAACAACGCAAGCGCTAACACATCTGGGGATTGCAAGGCTGGCCAAGGCGTCCTTTGCGTCCAGCCTGCCGGCGCCTGAGCTGGGCAATGAATCTATGGGTCGACGCGCTTCGAGCCTCATTCTATACATGCAAATGGTGTGCTTGGCATCTTTGTTGCTGTTGTGTGTTGTGGGAACGGACGTTGCAAAGTTACGAAGGCAAGACACCTCATCAACTCTCCCTCGGCAAGTCTGGGAACTGTAAATTGATGGGTGTCAAACGCTGTACTAAATCAAATTTTCGTACCATCTGCGATATCTCTCAACGCGCTCGTGCGCCCTCCTTGTGCCAATCTGAGACTAATAACGAACGCCTGATTTTTTACCCCCATGATATGATCCGCCTCGGTCCCAAACGCCGAGCTGGCCCAACTCCCTCCCCAACTGGTCGCTAGATGTAAAACATCGTGTCTCTGAGTCTCTCGTGTACCCTGATAtcgtcgctggcgccgccaaagccgcCCGCGCTCTCCGCCACGGACGCGTTGCTCGATCCTTCAAACAGGCTCGACAGGTAGCATCTGGCCCTCTCGCAGAGGATGTCCGCATAGTACGCCGGCGTGCAGATGCTCACCGCCTTGGTTGCGCGTCCAAAGGTGTAGCACATGTTTTGCGTCAGCTCTTGCAgctcgtctgcggcggctgcctcGGATGTGGCACGGGCGTGCCTCGCGCGGAAGATCTCgtccagcacgacgacgtaGTGCGCTGGCCGCGCAGTACCCTGAAGGGCGGTGTGTGCCTGGAGAAAGAAGTCCCAGCTTCTGCCCTCGGTCACGCCGCGATCGACAACCGTACCGGGCTTGGTGTTGCCGGAACGGTCCATGTCAGCCTCCGAGGTTGGGTAGAAGCGTGTGTGGTGTCGCTTCCCGACAATGACGACCGTCATGCGAGGCAGTCCCTTCTTCTGCGTGTCGACCGGGTACACTTCCTTGCAGGCAGCACGAAGGAGCGGCAGTTCCTCACTAAGAACAAGCTGATACTGCCCCTCTGAGACGCCGTCGCGATACACGAGTATGTTTTCAGGAAGCGACGCGTTCTTGCCTTTGGTGCGCCAGAGCTTGAGACGAGACAGGAGCATCTCTTTGAGGTCCCCCACCATTTCTTGTCGTCTCTCGGGCTGGATCCTCAAGACGGCCGGCCACTGCCccatggccttgtcgacgcTGGCAACCATGCCGGCAATGCTGGGAGCCGAAAAGGAGGATCCCGGAGACGGGTGAGtgacgtcgatgccgacaaCCATGGTTTTGCCCTCTGCAATCAAGTCGTTCCGCATGGGCTCCACGATCtggttgctgccgccgagcttgaGATTGAACTTGAGGGCCTCGTTGCGGAAATACTGGTCTTGACCGCCAGGCTTGGCAAGCTTCTTGCCGACGCAGCAGATGGTCTGGATGCCGTACCTCACATCACCGAGATGCTTGATGCGGTTATAGAGAGGAATTGGGCCGGCTGGCAGCACCACGAAGAGGAGCTCCAGGTCTTTCGCAGCGCCTTGGAGAATCGCGTCAAGCGCCGggtcctcttcgtcgcgAAGGGCCAAGCGCTTcagcggcagcacgggcgcgctcgcggcaATGCCCGTGTCTCGCAGGACGGCGTGGAACTTCTTCATGATGTCCGTGAGGCTTTCCAGAGTGAATTTGTGAGCACCGCCGTACATGGCATCAGGGAGATCAATGTACAAGCACGACCACTTCCCAAGGGCCATGCTAGTGTTGAACTTGAGGGCTGGGCCGCCGTGAGGAACCATGTTCCAGCCTCCAGCCATCATTTGTGCCTTTTGGTTGGACTTGTACAGCACTCTCGGGCTGGCCAGAACGCGACCGTGAACGGTAACGAGGTCTGAGCCAACCGTGATACCAAACGATGCCTGTGAGCGGTCAGTGTGTTGAAGCAAGAGCTTTGATGAATGTGGCGCGTACTAGCAATGGGTTGGTGGTAGGAGAAAGGCCAGCCGTGCTGAGACCCTGCGCGACGATGGATGTTGCATTATCTGCCGGCCGACGGACGGCGAACCTGATCATGTTTTGCGTCTGACCAGGATCGAGTTTCGTCTGTGCCGCCTGACCGGGGAGAACAGAACAGACCTGGGCAGGAAGGTAGGAAGGCCTTTCGCGCGtgccgacgttgacgaccggcagggcagggttGGCGATTTTGATGTTGTGCGCTATTCAACGGTTAGCTATGCAAACATAGCTGGGTCGAGGGCGATTTTACTCTTCAAGAAGAAATCGTAAACGGAGATGTAGCATCCTCCAGATGAAGCCTTCTCCTGACTGGCTTTACCGCCCTTGCCTCCTTTCTTCGCGCCGGCGGGGGAAGAGGATGTCGCGGGCTGAGCATCGAGCCAAAACTCAACGCCCTTGGCCCCCGCGCCATAAGCTTGCACTCGGGGTGGATGCGGCAGGCCTTGGCCATCGCGGGGGCCTGCTAAAGAAATAATGGTCTTGACGCGTGGAATGACTTGGCCCTGTCGGTTCCTCTTTTCACGGAGATGCGTCGTCGCGACGCGGAGCTTCTTCAGCGTGCGCTCCAGCTTGGGCAGCCCACGAGCCGAGCCAAACGTCAGCATGAAGCGGTCAAGCGGGCCCGCTTGGTAGAATGCCCCGTGGCTGacgttgacgttgacgagcacgcgggccgtggccgcgcgGACACTGGCATAGAAACCGCGGATAGCGGTGAGAcagccgccgaggtcgagctgatccgaggcggccgcgtTCATGGCAAACGTCTTGGACGACCCGATGGTGGCGAGGTTGCCAGCCGACTTGGCGTAGTGATTGAGGAAGATGTTGAAGGCCTGAATCATGGGCAGCTTGGTGTCGTGATTCATGTTTGTCGAcatgctcgtcgacgtgacGTACTCGATGAGCTCGGAAGCGGATAGGACGTTGGTGCGCTGCAGCGTGACCGCGTAGACGGTGGCGTTTTCCGCCGCTTcatcctcgccttcctcgcgGTATGGGATTTGGACGACCTGATCAGGGAACTCGCGACGAGATATGAGGGTCGACCTAAAGTCAGTGACGACGTCTTCTCGGACGGCatccaacgccgccgactgcaGCAAGAGGCGCACGACCTgggtcgtcttcctcttcggaGCGGTAGGCTGGATGGAAACGTCATAGCGATACAGGACGAGCTTCGTGGAGACGTCAAAGGTAACGTAGTTGCTCCAGAGAACCACGGCCTTGCCCTTTGTGCCGTATCCGGGTCGTACGGGAAaggcctccttgagctggaggcggtcgaggctgaGGCCCTTTCTGCTCGCCTGGatggcgtcctcggcgcgggtGACTATCGCATCGGGAGCACGGAGTCCTCCAGGAGATCTGACCACGGACCGAAGATTGCCCTACTATTAGTCTTGCGAGGGCCATGAGGATGGCAGCAGGGCCCTACGTACCTGAAGACGGTTGGTGGAGGGGCACCGCCTCCGCGGCCGTAGCCACCGCGAGgagctccgccgccacgagagCCTCCCCCGCGGGGGCCACCACGACCGCGGGGGCCACCACGACCGCGGTggtcgaagccgccgcgaAAAGACATGCTGGGGCTGTCCCTTGGATGTTTGTTCTGATGCAGGTATCAACACGGGATCGCTGTGGAAGCCGTTGAGGTTAAAGGTGCGCTAAAGAACAGCGACCGAAGTGGCGCTGTGGGGTGATGAGGGGAACAAAAAGGCTGGAAAACTACGTAATGCAAGATGGATGTGAGTGGAGTGGGGGGCTGTTGTGGAGGTGAtgaaggaggaagaagatggaCGAGGGGCACCGCACCGAGTGGCAAGTTACAAACCCCCAGGTCGAAGAGAGTTGCACAACTACCTATAGTAGTGGTAGTGCATGCCTGATGAGGTGCAAAtcgcaggccgcccgccgcatcaTGCGGCTCTGCGAGAAAGTGCACTGTATCAGTCGTCGCGATGTGCAACAAGTCGCCGACCCCCTGCATCTGCATCACTGCAGTCTGCCTGCCTCTGGATGCCGTGCGACTACACAGTGGCGGTGTGCACCTTCACTGCCTCCCCTCCGAGCCTGTCAACAAACTATGAGGGTTGCCTCCGTGGAACAAGAAGGTGGCTATGATGAACAGGCCCGCCGGTGTGCACCGGACAACCAGCAGGTGCGACAGGAGGGAGAGGATGCAGCAGTCATTCACACACTCGCTGTGCATGCATGGTGAGTAAGGATGCACCATCTGGTGCTCAGCCAACAGACAAACGCGCGTTTGCCCATGAAACCTGCGACCTGTTCGTTTAGGCCTCTTCCCTTCCACGGCATGCATGTAtgaagtatactgtacgagGTTGGGTTTGGCGGTCCCTGTTGGACGCAAGCGATGTTCTCGCGACATCCTGTATGCCAGACGCCAGCTCGACACAACTACCTGAACACGGACGATGGAAAGCGTCCGAGTCTGACATCTACTCGTCGCGGGTGTGCGTCCCACTGTCCCCAAACTCTATCGCGGTTTCACTGGTAGGATagcaggcaggtaggcaaGGCAGTGCCTTGATTGTACCCTGAATGCTACGGTAACACCTGCCTCATGCCCCAACGCCTGGTCAGTAATCCTGTAAATGTTAACGCGGGGTAAGCAGCGATGTATTTCCGAGCACTTTTGCAGTTACTTCCAAGGGCAATTCCTCTGTTATAAATGGTGTAATGACCGCACGATATAGCAACCTGTCTACTATATGCGAAAGGTAGATCTTTCCCTCTGGGTTGTCACAGAGACATGATAAACCCTCCACCGTAACATTGATCGCCCGCTTCGATGTCACGTTCACATCGGCACTCAGTGGCTAAGATCTCAAACTGGGAGCCTCCATGAAAGCCCCGCGATTTGCCTGGACCAGGCCGACGTTTCCGGTTGGTTCGCAAGTCGCACGGCCTTCTCGCTGCCGACACATGCAGCAAGCAGAGGCTATGCATCTGGCACCTCTTAGCAGCCTTATAATGGGGTCCATAGAAGGAGAGCCGCAAGCCAAGAAAAACTTGCTCTATCCATCATTGTTTGGCTCATTACTCGTTAGCCACTTCTCCAGCAAGCATTTCCGACATGGCGACTTGTCATCTTGACGGCAATCCAGACATGTACGGGCTGGGCATCCGTGTTGGATTCTACTTGCAATGGCTGAGCCTGGTCCTTGCTGATGCTCTTGACGTCCACGGCGAAAACGCTGCCATCCGATACGCTAATACGTCTTTTGTTGTTGCCGAGTttctcgccatcatcattcAGATATCACGAGCGACAATTGAGCCAATCGACATCTACATCGTGCTTCTGCTCTGTTTTGGATCATTCCTATTTCTCGTACCGCTTTGGTTATGGCGAATCCTTACCCGCTTCAATCCTATTCTTGATCCCACCCGGTGGCGGTCTATAGAGCCGAGCACCTTCGACAATCAGTTGAACTACTTGCTTCTCATTGCGGTATCTTCTTTTCAAATATGGTTCTGGGCAACTGCGACCAGCGAGGGAACTGCAGACTGCCCCATTTACGGCTTCATCTTCGCCAAAATACCATTGGACAACACGCCATTCCGTGCAGTCAACTTATTAC
Above is a genomic segment from Purpureocillium takamizusanense chromosome 2, complete sequence containing:
- a CDS encoding 3-phytase (EggNog:ENOG503NYDZ~COG:T); protein product: MRWTRSKALLGLASLRWTACWRHSGYSPTPSTIPVVVKHAQTRLRIYDAEPDDESDSQAVGTVVAKVADDGNLYGDVEGVRLVAGSDSQKGFIIVSCQGVSAYSVYRRAPPHEYVTTFTLVEASDGKVNAVSNTDGVAAVGTALSPEFPFGIIATHDDANQLPNGSTSNLASFKMTSLSKILGAQQLKQLRLLDDVDADWDPRTSARHGKYHHGQLVDPSVDRPSSSSPVHTGR
- a CDS encoding 3-phytase (EggNog:ENOG503NYDZ~SECRETED:SignalP(1-21~SECRETED:cutsite=THG-AP~SECRETED:prob=0.8290)~COG:O) → MALAVLVAAFAVVLHVWATHGAPTTVVVVNVTAMTDTVVASDWTATFYSDREPLLLGNDAGPDTGGIRAYSLESPPPLPGSTLREHASAAVVRTKLATSVYGVGVGLGVGGSGKDRAITIAQPDSIMLAFALPSLTPVRDAQSEQLGDWSALSSWKCRTTGNHQYLFLFGKRQAVQLLVRTDQQGEKLDIDAIRP
- a CDS encoding uncharacterized protein (COG:S~EggNog:ENOG503P8UZ~SECRETED:SignalP(1-16~SECRETED:cutsite=VMA-VP~SECRETED:prob=0.8777)): MKLLAVTALFLGAVMAVPTNPHDGYNACPHGLFSVEQCCAINVLGVANLDCDSPTEYPRDADHFREVCSKRGKFARCCVLPVVRTFCFMSF
- a CDS encoding uncharacterized protein (COG:J~EggNog:ENOG503NU0D); this encodes MSFRGGFDHRGRGGPRGRGGPRGGGSRGGGAPRGGYGRGGGAPPPTVFRSPGGLRAPDAIVTRAEDAIQASRKGLSLDRLQLKEAFPVRPGYGTKGKAVVLWSNYVTFDVSTKLVLYRYDVSIQPTAPKRKTTQVVRLLLQSAALDAVREDVVTDFRSTLISRREFPDQVVQIPYREEGEDEAAENATVYAVTLQRTNVLSASELIEYVTSTSMSTNMNHDTKLPMIQAFNIFLNHYAKSAGNLATIGSSKTFAMNAAASDQLDLGGCLTAIRGFYASVRAATARVLVNVNVSHGAFYQAGPLDRFMLTFGSARGLPKLERTLKKLRVATTHLREKRNRQGQVIPRVKTIISLAGPRDGQGLPHPPRVQAYGAGAKGVEFWLDAQPATSSSPAGAKKGGKGGKASQEKASSGGCYISVYDFFLKTHNIKIANPALPVVNVGTRERPSYLPAQVCSVLPGQAAQTKLDPGQTQNMIRFAVRRPADNATSIVAQGLSTAGLSPTTNPLLASFGITVGSDLVTVHGRVLASPRVLYKSNQKAQMMAGGWNMVPHGGPALKFNTSMALGKWSCLYIDLPDAMYGGAHKFTLESLTDIMKKFHAVLRDTGIAASAPVLPLKRLALRDEEDPALDAILQGAAKDLELLFVVLPAGPIPLYNRIKHLGDVRYGIQTICCVGKKLAKPGGQDQYFRNEALKFNLKLGGSNQIVEPMRNDLIAEGKTMVVGIDVTHPSPGSSFSAPSIAGMVASVDKAMGQWPAVLRIQPERRQEMVGDLKEMLLSRLKLWRTKGKNASLPENILVYRDGVSEGQYQLVLSEELPLLRAACKEVYPVDTQKKGLPRMTVVIVGKRHHTRFYPTSEADMDRSGNTKPGTVVDRGVTEGRSWDFFLQAHTALQGTARPAHYVVVLDEIFRARHARATSEAAAADELQELTQNMCYTFGRATKAVSICTPAYYADILCERARCYLSSLFEGSSNASVAESAGGFGGASDDIRVHERLRDTMFYI